The proteins below come from a single Parageobacillus thermoglucosidasius genomic window:
- a CDS encoding ABC transporter ATP-binding protein, protein MSAILEAKSLNKIYGEGNNKFYALRDVNLKVNKGEFLAVMGTSGSGKSTLLNMLSGLDRPTSGEVFLDGISLTSASEAELTKLRGEKIGFIFQFFNLIPVLTAEENVSLPLFILGKYDDQARKKAVDLLNLLGIGRLASSRPSDMSGGQQQRVAIARALITEPKMILADEPTGSLDSRTSKEILDILRHFCDEMNHTIVMVTHDAKVASYAHRIIFMEDGKLIDELNFKNSNQSVSQRVVEITRRIERELV, encoded by the coding sequence ATGTCTGCAATATTGGAAGCTAAATCTCTAAATAAGATATATGGTGAAGGGAATAACAAATTTTACGCACTAAGAGATGTGAATTTAAAGGTTAATAAAGGAGAATTTTTGGCTGTTATGGGTACTAGCGGTTCAGGCAAGTCAACCTTGCTCAATATGCTCTCCGGTTTAGATCGCCCAACCTCTGGAGAAGTTTTTCTGGATGGCATCTCTTTAACTTCAGCAAGCGAAGCTGAACTGACAAAATTACGAGGAGAAAAGATAGGATTTATATTTCAGTTTTTTAACCTTATCCCGGTATTAACTGCAGAGGAAAATGTCTCATTACCCCTATTTATATTGGGGAAATACGACGATCAGGCAAGAAAAAAGGCAGTTGATTTATTGAACTTGTTAGGAATTGGACGTTTAGCATCCTCACGGCCTTCGGATATGTCCGGAGGCCAGCAACAAAGAGTGGCTATTGCCAGAGCGTTAATCACCGAACCAAAAATGATATTAGCCGATGAGCCAACCGGAAGCTTGGATTCAAGAACAAGCAAGGAAATTCTAGATATCTTGCGTCATTTTTGCGATGAAATGAACCATACGATCGTAATGGTAACACATGATGCGAAAGTCGCCTCCTATGCCCACCGCATCATATTTATGGAAGATGGAAAGTTGATTGATGAGCTTAATTTCAAAAACTCTAACCAATCCGTGAGCCAAAGAGTCGTTGAAATTACCCGCAGAATTGAGAGGGAGTTAGTATGA
- a CDS encoding response regulator transcription factor, which produces METVLLVDDEEEIMELMKDFLEAEGYNVLTASNGLEALSILKKQVVHCVLLDIMMPNQSGFTTCKQIREISDVPILFLTAVQDDTDKIRGLNIGADDYIVKSATPGEIVARIKAVLRRSRSRENNNTLNYGNLKINIYTREVFVNGRRVNLTPKEFELLQFLAEHPRQVFSHDQLYQKVWGNELIDEHTIRVFIARLREKIEENPSKPQWIHTVWGVGYKFEDKK; this is translated from the coding sequence GTGGAAACAGTCTTACTTGTAGATGATGAAGAAGAAATTATGGAGTTGATGAAAGATTTTTTAGAAGCAGAAGGTTATAACGTACTTACAGCCTCGAATGGTTTGGAAGCTTTATCTATTCTAAAGAAACAAGTTGTTCATTGTGTGCTTTTAGATATTATGATGCCAAACCAGTCTGGATTTACAACGTGTAAACAAATTAGGGAAATCAGTGATGTTCCTATTCTTTTTTTAACAGCTGTCCAAGATGATACAGATAAAATTCGCGGATTAAACATAGGAGCTGACGATTATATTGTAAAATCAGCTACTCCAGGAGAAATCGTTGCACGAATAAAAGCTGTTTTACGCCGCTCTCGTTCGAGAGAAAATAATAATACTCTCAATTATGGGAATTTAAAAATTAATATATATACGAGAGAAGTGTTTGTAAATGGCAGGAGAGTAAACCTAACTCCAAAGGAGTTTGAGCTGCTTCAGTTTTTAGCAGAACATCCTAGACAGGTATTTAGTCATGACCAGTTATATCAAAAAGTGTGGGGGAATGAGTTAATAGATGAACATACAATTAGAGTTTTTATAGCAAGACTTAGAGAAAAAATTGAGGAAAATCCCTCAAAACCTCAGTGGATTCATACTGTTTGGGGAGTGGGATATAAGTTTGAAGATAAGAAGTAA